A DNA window from Kitasatospora atroaurantiaca contains the following coding sequences:
- the trxA gene encoding thioredoxin, with product MAGATITVTDATFDAEVLKSDKPVLVDFWATWCGPCRQVAPILEEIAAEHGDKLTIAKLDVDANQQTAATYNVISIPTLNVYQGGEVVKTITGARPKAALLRELADFI from the coding sequence GTGGCCGGCGCCACCATCACTGTGACCGACGCGACCTTCGATGCCGAGGTTCTGAAGAGCGACAAGCCCGTCCTGGTCGACTTCTGGGCCACCTGGTGCGGCCCCTGCCGCCAGGTCGCCCCGATCCTCGAGGAGATCGCCGCCGAGCACGGCGACAAGCTCACCATCGCCAAGCTGGACGTCGACGCCAACCAGCAGACCGCGGCCACCTACAACGTGATCTCGATCCCGACGCTCAACGTCTACCAGGGCGGCGAGGTCGTGAAGACCATCACCGGCGCCCGCCCGAAGGCCGCGCTGCTCCGCGAGCTCGCCGACTTCATCTAG
- a CDS encoding GNAT family N-acetyltransferase, whose protein sequence is MGRRIAPLTLDNLADLPTTCRACVFWELDPVSAKAAVESGKPELEKESWISAVLLEWGSCGRIVYVDEIPVGYVLYAPPAYVPRSQAFPTSPVSPDAVQLMISRVLPGYQRQGIGRVLVQTVAKDLVGRGFKAIEAFGAVGREIPSCVLPADHLLAVGFKTVRPHHRYPRLRLEARTTLSWKGDVEVALERLLGGARKEPALRPF, encoded by the coding sequence GTGGGACGCAGGATCGCTCCGCTGACGCTGGACAACCTTGCGGATCTCCCGACGACCTGCCGCGCCTGTGTGTTCTGGGAGCTGGACCCCGTGAGCGCCAAGGCCGCGGTGGAGTCGGGAAAGCCGGAGCTGGAGAAGGAGAGCTGGATCTCGGCGGTGCTGCTGGAGTGGGGCTCCTGCGGCCGGATCGTCTACGTGGACGAGATCCCGGTGGGCTATGTGCTCTACGCGCCCCCCGCGTACGTGCCGCGCTCACAGGCGTTTCCGACCAGCCCGGTCTCCCCGGACGCGGTGCAGCTGATGATCAGCCGGGTGCTGCCCGGGTACCAACGGCAGGGGATCGGCCGGGTGTTGGTCCAGACGGTGGCCAAGGACCTGGTCGGCCGGGGCTTCAAGGCGATCGAGGCCTTCGGGGCGGTGGGCCGGGAGATCCCGAGCTGTGTGCTGCCGGCCGACCATCTGCTGGCGGTGGGCTTCAAGACGGTCCGGCCGCACCACCGCTACCCGCGGCTGCGTCTGGAGGCGCGCACCACACTCTCCTGGAAGGGTGATGTGGAGGTGGCGCTGGAACGGCTGCTCGGCGGGGCGCGCAAGGAACCGGCGCTGCGTCCCTTCTGA
- a CDS encoding ParB/RepB/Spo0J family partition protein has protein sequence MSGGRRGLGRGLGALIPAATPAAGPGAATVAPARTGGAPAVVGVGGSSPAAVPLLPTDRGTVAAKVAAESVRELSGLPGRSVLEAALAPVEGARFAELPLDSITPNPRQPREVFDEDKLAELVASIKEVGLLQPVVVRQVGAERFELIMGERRWRASREAGLELIPAIVRATEDDKLLLDALLENLHRAELNPLEEAAAYDQLLRDFSCTHDELADRIGRSRSHVSNTLRLLKLSPAVQRRVAAGVLTAGHARALLGVPDSERQDQLARRIIAEGLSVRTTEEIVAVMDQDEKPQRSAGPKAGKLLSPAFNDLAGRLSDRFDTRVKVEVSQRNGKLGKGKVVLEFASVEDLNRILDSLAPGEEGLRLSQS, from the coding sequence GTGAGTGGTGGGCGCAGAGGTCTGGGACGAGGGCTCGGGGCACTGATCCCGGCGGCGACGCCTGCCGCAGGTCCGGGTGCGGCCACGGTGGCTCCGGCCCGTACGGGCGGGGCGCCGGCTGTGGTGGGCGTCGGCGGGTCGTCGCCCGCGGCCGTGCCGCTGCTGCCGACGGACCGCGGCACGGTGGCGGCGAAGGTCGCGGCCGAGAGTGTGCGGGAACTGTCCGGTCTGCCGGGGCGGAGCGTCCTGGAGGCTGCGCTGGCCCCGGTCGAGGGTGCCCGGTTCGCCGAACTCCCGCTGGACTCCATCACCCCGAACCCACGGCAGCCGCGTGAGGTCTTCGACGAGGACAAGCTGGCCGAGCTGGTCGCCTCCATCAAGGAGGTGGGCCTGCTGCAGCCGGTGGTGGTCCGTCAGGTCGGTGCCGAGCGCTTCGAGCTGATCATGGGCGAGCGGCGCTGGCGGGCCTCCCGGGAGGCCGGTCTGGAGCTGATCCCCGCGATCGTCCGGGCCACCGAGGACGACAAGCTGCTGCTGGACGCACTGCTGGAGAACCTCCACCGCGCGGAGCTCAATCCGCTGGAGGAGGCGGCCGCGTACGACCAGCTGCTGCGGGACTTCTCCTGCACCCACGACGAGCTGGCCGACCGGATCGGCCGCTCGCGCTCGCATGTCTCCAACACGCTGCGGCTGCTGAAGCTCTCCCCGGCGGTGCAGCGGCGGGTGGCGGCGGGCGTCCTGACGGCGGGCCACGCCCGTGCGCTGCTGGGTGTGCCGGACAGCGAGCGGCAGGACCAGCTGGCCCGCCGGATCATCGCGGAGGGGCTCTCGGTGCGGACCACCGAGGAGATCGTCGCGGTGATGGACCAGGACGAGAAGCCGCAGCGCTCGGCGGGCCCGAAGGCCGGCAAGCTGCTCTCCCCGGCCTTCAACGACCTGGCCGGACGGCTCTCGGACCGCTTCGACACCCGGGTGAAGGTCGAGGTCTCCCAGCGCAACGGGAAGTTGGGCAAGGGCAAGGTGGTTCTGGAGTTCGCCTCGGTGGAGGATCTCAACCGGATCCTGGACAGTCTGGCGCCCGGCGAGGAGGGCCTGCGGCTGTCGCAGAGCTGA
- a CDS encoding ParA family protein produces the protein MQDSETIDQIDDTPIARAAQAAVQAIGRAGEGLPRPAATRVIVVANQKGGVGKTTTTVNLAASLALHGLRVLVVDLDPQGNASTALGIDHHAEVPSIYDVLVEGKPLADVVQPVRDVEGLFCCPATIDLAGAEIELVSLVARESRLQRAIAAYEQPLDYILIDCPPSLGLLTVNALVAGQEVLIPIQCEYYALEGLGQLLRNVELVRAHLNPTLHVSTILLTMYDARTRLAAQVAEEVRTHFAQEVLRTAIPRSVRISEAPSYGQTVLTYDPGSTGALSYLEAARELALRATGVEGLGADGVGVDGLGSEGLGSVGQQRGASGAPTAPMAQHGTMEDNR, from the coding sequence ATGCAGGACTCGGAGACCATCGACCAGATCGATGACACGCCTATCGCGCGCGCTGCCCAGGCCGCAGTGCAGGCCATCGGGCGGGCCGGCGAGGGGCTGCCCAGACCGGCCGCAACACGGGTGATCGTGGTGGCCAACCAGAAGGGCGGGGTGGGGAAGACCACCACGACCGTCAACCTGGCCGCCTCACTGGCCCTGCACGGGCTGCGTGTCCTGGTGGTCGACCTCGACCCGCAGGGCAATGCCTCCACCGCGCTCGGGATCGACCACCACGCCGAGGTGCCGTCGATCTACGACGTCCTGGTGGAGGGCAAGCCGCTCGCCGACGTGGTGCAGCCGGTCAGGGACGTCGAGGGGCTGTTCTGCTGCCCGGCGACCATCGACCTGGCGGGCGCCGAGATCGAACTGGTCTCGCTGGTGGCCCGCGAGAGCCGGCTGCAGCGCGCGATCGCCGCGTACGAGCAGCCGCTCGACTACATCCTGATCGACTGCCCGCCCTCGCTGGGGCTGCTGACGGTCAACGCTCTGGTCGCGGGGCAGGAGGTGCTGATCCCGATCCAGTGCGAGTACTACGCGTTGGAGGGGCTGGGTCAGCTGCTGCGCAACGTCGAGCTGGTCCGTGCGCACCTCAACCCCACGCTGCACGTCTCCACCATCCTGCTCACCATGTACGACGCCCGTACCCGGCTGGCTGCCCAGGTGGCGGAGGAGGTCAGGACGCACTTCGCCCAGGAAGTGCTGCGGACGGCCATCCCGCGCTCGGTGCGTATCTCCGAGGCGCCGAGCTACGGGCAGACCGTGCTCACCTACGATCCGGGTTCCACCGGTGCGCTCTCCTACCTGGAGGCGGCGCGTGAGCTCGCGCTCCGGGCAACTGGGGTGGAGGGCCTCGGCGCGGACGGCGTCGGTGTGGACGGCCTCGGTTCGGAGGGTCTCGGCTCGGTGGGGCAGCAGCGGGGCGCGAGTGGCGCTCCGACTGCCCCGATGGCACAGCACGGCACGATGGAGGACAACCGGTGA